Part of the Zingiber officinale cultivar Zhangliang chromosome 6A, Zo_v1.1, whole genome shotgun sequence genome, CGTAGCAAAGCAGCAGCGCAAAGTCGGAGCAGTTGGAACATCAAATGGACACGTAGAAACTTATAATTGAAGTGTTGTTAAAACCTTGGTCGAATGACTCTTTTATAAGGGATGGAAGGCGCCGTCCATAGTACAGAAGGCGCTTTCGACCCCCAAAACTTATCCTGTAACTTTAGCTTCTTATCATCATTGAAGTCTATTGGGACCTTAAcatccgctagaggggggaggaggTGAATAACAtttcacccaaatcgttcgcttcatataatgttagtgcactgcgaaatacaaaacaaattaacaaatagaaagttaaactaaaataaaaagaaTGAAGACAAGCAAACTACAAAGACAagctcatttacgtggttcgaagataaaaCTTCTACTCTACGACTGTcctaaggtggatgatcccgatccgtTGGTGGATGATTCTCCGGAGAACTTTCAGCTAGCTCGCGTAACTCTTTGTGGGTCGAGAAATCTCATCACAACTCGCACAAGATcacactagatcacttgagcacttggagactctaattagggtaaAACTACTACTAATTTCACCTAAACACTCCGAACTTTATTAAATAGAGCTCAAGAGGAAAACACCAAGTTATTTTTCCGCCGCCAGTCGATTGGCAAAAACACCAATTGACTAATCCTAAGTGGAATTCGATCATTACAGAACAACGgctcgatatcagtcgactgatgaaaacaccagtcgactaatcCATATAAGTTAAGCGAATAGAATCATTCTGTTCGCTACTAGTTGATTGATAAAAACACCAACcttaaaattgatttatttatttgcatatattttcaaataaaatttattgttCAGTACTTAATCACTTATaaggattatttttaaaattatcaatagTGAATTCGAGAAGTAAGgccaactaaaatttaaaataataataaatacaagGTTTAGCTTTAATAGCAACTAAAATCTTAATCTCTATTAAATATTGTATTAACTCAtcagataaaaaaattaaaaatttaatatgctTATATATCATATTGAAATATATCGAACTATACTGATTTAACagtatataaaaaattttaatatgatattatatcctaataaatttttttattatcgtatgaaatttatattaaaatttttagtatATAGTACCGATATCAATAGTTTAGTCTAAACGATATGAAAtttatatcatatcaaaaatataaTATACCAAATTTTTAATATACTAACATTTTAATACGATATTGATATGAATTTTTTTATACCGAATTTTTGGATACAATATACGATTTAGAATTTGAAGAGAATAATACAATctaattaaaagttaaaattatttgtatttataaaattaaaaattcacgcTTGGCATGTGTTTATAATTGttaaataaaattctaaatatttttaatagatGGAAAAAAGTCATCCAAGTATCATTCAAAACTCATATAAACTTTTATCAATTTCATTCCAACTTGACTAGCTCATCTTTAGGCATCTTTCACTCACTCGTTCACAAACAACACTATCCTCATCAATGCAAACTCTGACCAAGCAAACAACAATCGGTAAAGTAAAACTCAATCTAGCAAAGTGAAAAAAGATGAAGTGAGCTAGTATTAAGCAAGCAAAGCCTAAGCAAATCAGCCCCGCCTTCAATGACATTACCTCCAtaagcaaacaaggatggctagcACAAACACAATCAAACAAAGCAATCGATTAATCCTCGAGGTGACCAATTCAGTCTAACAAAAATAGCAAATTTCTCACTGAACATAAAAGtaaatcaagaaatgccaatGGCCATGATGGATAGCCAAACGCCACAAGTCATTCAAACTCCCCAGCTGTAATATGTCCGAGATAAATTTTGAACTTTCATTGCCTAAGAAGCCCAACCCACAGACTTACCATACACCTTTACCCAGGGACACAATCAAACAAAGCAAGAACATCAAGTAGacaaatcaataatgttaagcaagCAGAGGATGAAGCAAGCAAAGATCGAGCAAGCAAAGCTAGATCGACTAAGAGGTTCCATAAAACTGAAATGATAACTGCACAAATAACAGGAAATATTTAACTTCTATTTTCCTACATCTTAATATTCAAATATAGCAACAAAATAACAGGTTCACTTCATCCAAAGATGGAAGCAGTTTCAGCAATGGCATGAGCAAGCAACAAAATAAAAGTTTAGCCATGATCCCTAGAAAATATCCATCTATtcaaaacaagaaacaaaatagtGCCGTCGCCATAAGAGATAGTAGTATGGGAGATTACTGTGAGCTAATAAAAGATCAAGATCACTACTCAGATTCTAGAAATGTCAGACAGTTCACAAAACTAAGGGATATTTGCACAAGTTCTAGCAGGAAAGTTTTTGTTTGTCTGTCAATTGTTAGCATTCATCGCTTCCGCTTGTGGGTCTTCCATTGCTTCAGTATGTACTGTattccttcttgtagtttagctTTTTTGTTCTCTTTGAAGTTCCACAGCTCGGGAATAGGATACCTACCACTCGGATTATACTCGTTCATCTCAAGTAAAGCTGTGGTTACAACGTTGAAAATTTCTTCGCCCAGATCTTCTTTTAGAACTTGTAACTTTTCATCATCCTCTTGTATGATCTCCTGTAAACAAGCATCACCATAAATCACATAGAATCAGATAGTATCAGCCTGATACAATACCTTAGCTAACAAGGAATTGAATTTGAAATCTCAAAGTAGTGTCGGTTTTGCCTCTTATTACCAAGCCATACCAACCTCTCAAGTATCAAATTATGCAATTATTCCATACCTTACATATCCCTTCTGTCGTAATAACTTTAAAAGGATGCCAGCTTGGCTTTCGCAATTCGTCCTGCCAATGTGAGCAGTACAATGCAGAGGAGGACTCGGCTTCATCTTTTCCAAATTTCTGCTTGCATATAGGTAAGAATTGTTTCATGTCAAGTTCACCCATCCTCTTGATGCCAATAGTAGCACGCACGGTACCAATGTCTTTCAGGCCCTACACAAAAGCATTAGATTTGTAAATTAAGTGCTTTCAATCAAGAAACGCAGAAAGATGACAGGCATACATTAATCAGCTCTTTCCGAGCATCTTGAAGTTCATCATTACTCTGGCGCTCTTTGACAATGAGAGTCTGGTTCAGATCCTCCAACCCTTCCATTTCTTCCACTTTTTCTCTCAGTTGCTCTGTCATATCATCAATTTTCTTCTTCATTGCCGCATCATCCTCTCCTTCTATATGCTTCATAATTTTAAGTTGCCCCTGCATTTGTTGTATTTCTAGTTCCAGCTTCTGCTTCTGGTCGAGTTGCCTTTCGAGATGAAGTATTTTATTCACCGCAGTCTCCTTTTCCTTCTATTGAAGTTAACACCATACAGAAATAGCTTATCCCAACATGTAAAAGCTTAATTGAGTTTTCCTGATAAAAGggtaaatcaaaaagaaaaatacACCTGATGAACTTCAAGAAGCCTAAGTACTTCTTCATCAGCCTTCttttttgacattgttgccaattcaAGTGAACTATTCTTCATTTCGTTCTGTATGAAGAGGATCAATTCATCACCATAATCATGTTATTCATTCCCATTGGAGGGCATTCGAGTTATCTTTGTAAGGAATACAGTGAGTCTCGAATGGAAAAAAGGAATATAAATGATTAGATTCATGACTGCAATGCACAATTTTGCATAATGAGCTGCAATAAATTAGAATAGAATAATGCCAGCAACCTAACAATTATTTTAGGATTTAGGATAGCCGCTAGATATGTTATCCCAAACTTTAAGTTTTATAATGTGGTTAAGAAATATAATCAAGATTACAACATAAGGAAATATTTAACCAGCCCAAGCATATAGTcttaatagtaagtcaacatacAACATCTTATAAAAACTGATAAAAAAATCCCAATAATTTGGACTCTACCACATAGATAATCTCTTGCCATTGAGCAATATCTACAGGTCATATAATATTATTACAGAATCATTAATATTTCTTCTAATTATATTTGTGTTCCCTCCCATATGAACcccagtaaaccctaattctcaaAATTTTCATTTCTGTTACACTAGTTTCTGTAGGTATTCCTTCTCTACCAGCAAACATTCTAGCACCCCAAAATATAATAGCATCATAACTGAAGTGACAAGCTGTTGCACCAAAGAACCATATCATGAAGACATAAATGTGCCTTattgaagtaaaaaaaataaggaCGGATAAGACCAAGGACCACGTATTATTTGACTGCTCCGTAACTAAACCTCTATGGGACATGGCTCGCAGTTGGCTCCACATCAACAGTGCCTTTGGCACAGCCGCGGCGATGCCCTTCAGACAGCTTTATTACAGGGACAGATGGCTCAACAAAGCACTCACCTGGGCATGTCTTGCATGATCTACTACTTGATTTTGCAGACCCAGAATAGATGTCAATATAAAAGGGGTGTGCCAAACATTGAGAGGTTGCTTAGAAAGGTCCAAACGGATGAATTTCGATTTTGAGTGGTCCGCATGTAAGTCCTTGAATGTTTTCAATACAATTTAcctttataaaaaatatagaaaaatttaaatGGCAGGATGTTGCGCCAAAGGAAAAAAGCACAAAGCCACATACAACAAGATATTGGGCCAGAGGAACAAAAAATTCCATAATAGTAAAACAaagaaaaacctaggaaaccgtGAAAACAGGAAAAGGAATTGTAGCACCTTTAACAAGAGGTCAAGCTAGTTAAGGCTAGAGGTCAACCTAGTTAAGGTCGGATCGCATGGCAAGAGATCAATAAGAAGTCAAGCCAGTTCAGGGCAGAGGTCAAGCCAGTTCAGGCAAGAGGTCAAGCCAATTCAGGTCGGATGGTCGGATGGTAGAGCAGGCGTGGGATCAGATTTGAAGGCAAGAGCTTGCCTCCAAGACTGGTCGCAACCTCCCTATCGCCACACCCAATGCTCGTCCCCCTACATGAGGTTTTCTTCCACCTTGGACATCCCCTGATCAATAGGACAATTAGGGGGGCCAACCCAAGTGAGCCCCCCAAAGAGACCTAATGATCGAGCGTTCTCCTGCCTTCAAATCTGATCCCACACTTGCTCTGCTATCCGACCTGAATTGGCTTGACGTCTGGCCTAAACTGGCTTGACCCCTTGCCATGCTATCCAACATAAACTGGCCTTAACTGGCTTGAACTCTTGTTAAATGTGCTAAAATTCCTTTTACCCTTTTCTGGGTTTCTGGTTTTTCTATTATGAAATTTTATACAGTAAAAAAGGAacacatcaaaaataaaataacaaactaTTAAATAACAATGAGatgaaaattctgaaaaaaaaaactttgagttTATGAATCCAATAACCAAAAGTAATGGACAGAATGAATTGTATTTTCTTTTTGGAGCATCTTCTTGCAAACCATCTCAGTCAGTTCAGTGATAAATGTGCAGACCATATATCATAATTAAGCTTGATATGGATAAAATAAATATTGGTTCCTAAGGGGAAAAAAACACTGATTATAAGTGCAAATTCAAAAAGGCCaaatttgtgccaaataactatTCTGTAGCATGTTTAGGGTTTGTGTCAAAACTGAAAATGCTACCTTTTTCTTATCCGCATCAAGTTTCCTTTTGTCAGTATCATTCTTAGCAACTAGCTCATCAAGTTGTTTGCGTCCAACTTCAAGTTCTTGCCTTTTGGAGTCCAACTCTGATCGTAGCTTTTCATTCTCCACAATTATCTTACGCGAATGATCACGAGCAAGTTGCTGCATCTTTTTAATTTCTGATGCAGCAAAAGGGTTCAAATGCAAATTAAAATGGTAGTTCATGATGGAAAAAGAtgaaaagaaacacaaaaatgTCATCAATTACATCAAGGGTGAACCAACCTTCATTATAAATATGGACCAATGAATCCctttcctccatcattttatCCAATGACAAAGTAGTTTCAGTATTTTTGCATTCTGACTCTAATAAAAGTTTGTTTTTCACTTCAATTTCGCTAGCCAAATTTgcaacaagactatttgttttgCGTGATTCTTCATTAGCAATGTCATCAACAGTTTTCAAATCTCCATTTTTCCTTAGATGATCACCAATAGGACCAGGATTATTGTAATCATCTGCCCTTGCCATCCAACCATAAATTTCTGAACCCCTATCTTTATTCTCTAACCAGTTTTTTTCCCCATAATGTTCTgcttcaaaatgattttcaaaagccATTGCATCCCTAAAACCATtccaatcttttgaaaaatccACAATGGCATTTCCTGTGTGTCCTCTGAAATTCCACAAAGAAAACACTTTTAAAGGATGAAATCTGGAAAGTTGTTCCTTCAGTCTGTTTCCACTTTCACCTACATATTGCCCATTCTTGTACTCAGTTTGAACATTAACAATAATTCCCATCCATGGAAAAACATATTGCTCATTTGCTTTTCTTTTAGAACTTTTTGGCTGTAAAACAACTGCCTGTGAGGAAGCTGCATGGTCTACCATATCTTCGTTCAAATATTTTGCCAAGGCACGATGTTTTGCCTTCACATTACCATTCCGGTTGGATGCACCAATCCCGGTAGCATGCTGAAGCAACTCATTATATGCATAATCCTGCTTCTTTTTACCAGGACAGAATGGGCATCGAAATGTTCCATTAGTGTTTCTAACTATAAAATGTCCTTGTTGGAGATGTCTGTAAAGTTTCTCCTCATAATCTGGAATATCCGAGTCACTTATCTCAAATTCCTCTGAACACCGATCCATTTCCATTCAACTGTGGCAATTGAAGACGAGAATAGGGGAACAGAAATATAGAAAATGCCAAGTGAAATCAGCATATTGACAAATATaaggaaaataataaataaagaatttGAAAATGAGAAACAAGATACGATTCCAACTATTTCCCAATTATATTGTATATCAAaaaacaaaattagaaaaaatcGCAGTTTATCTGAGAATGGGGAGGCGCTGCTGGATGGAAGCATTCAACTAGAAGTGTATGGCATCGAACCCTAGAAGTAGTTTTACATCTCTAAGCTTCATTTTGTCCCGAAACAAAAATGAGAGTTCTAGATAACAAACATCGCCAGTAAATTGAAGGTCTGCGAAGATCAACATTTGCCCCATTTTCACATCAACTGAAACCAACACCCACGGCCATAATCACTAGCGATTAGCTCACAAACAAACAACTAACAG contains:
- the LOC121995551 gene encoding factor of DNA methylation 1-like, which encodes MEMDRCSEEFEISDSDIPDYEEKLYRHLQQGHFIVRNTNGTFRCPFCPGKKKQDYAYNELLQHATGIGASNRNGNVKAKHRALAKYLNEDMVDHAASSQAVVLQPKSSKRKANEQYVFPWMGIIVNVQTEYKNGQYVGESGNRLKEQLSRFHPLKVFSLWNFRGHTGNAIVDFSKDWNGFRDAMAFENHFEAEHYGEKNWLENKDRGSEIYGWMARADDYNNPGPIGDHLRKNGDLKTVDDIANEESRKTNSLVANLASEIEVKNKLLLESECKNTETTLSLDKMMEERDSLVHIYNEEIKKMQQLARDHSRKIIVENEKLRSELDSKRQELEVGRKQLDELVAKNDTDKRKLDADKKKNEMKNSSLELATMSKKKADEEVLRLLEVHQKEKETAVNKILHLERQLDQKQKLELEIQQMQGQLKIMKHIEGEDDAAMKKKIDDMTEQLREKVEEMEGLEDLNQTLIVKERQSNDELQDARKELINGLKDIGTVRATIGIKRMGELDMKQFLPICKQKFGKDEAESSSALYCSHWQDELRKPSWHPFKVITTEGICKEIIQEDDEKLQVLKEDLGEEIFNVVTTALLEMNEYNPSGRYPIPELWNFKENKKAKLQEGIQYILKQWKTHKRKR